The following is a genomic window from Micropterus dolomieu isolate WLL.071019.BEF.003 ecotype Adirondacks linkage group LG12, ASM2129224v1, whole genome shotgun sequence.
GAGTAAACATTTTCCCACACTGTGCACACCaatatggtttctctccagtgtgaacacgttggtggttTTTTAGGTGACCTGATTGAgtaaaagttttcccacactgttcacaccagtagggtttctctccagtgtgaacacgtcggTGGTTTTTTAGGCTACCTGACAtagtgaaagtttttccacactgatcacagctgtagggtttctctccagtgtgaacacgttggtgtttttttaagcTACCTGACAtagtgaaagtttttccacactgatcacagctgtatggtttctctccagtgtgaacacgttggtggatttgaAGTTCACGtgatgtagtgaaagttttcccacactggtcacagctgtacggtttctctccagtgtgaacacgatGGTGGATTTTTAGGCTACCTGATTGGGtaaaagtttttccacactgttcacagctgtacagtttctctccagtgtgaactctctgatgaatcttcaaatatccagatgttgtgaaggatttgtcacagtACTGACAGCGGTGACATTTGAGtccatctcttcttctccttctctatatcaacagagagaaacacagtgagatGTCATGTTGGAGAGAGCTATCTAAAACCATAAATGACATTAGAGCACATCTCTGAAATCACATACTAACCTTCTGTACCACATAGTGCGTATATACTATCTATGACATACTCAGTCATACACACTCACTATGTACTGGATACTAAATAAATTATCAGTATGCCATTagcatgtaaatgctccgtacttgtagagcctttctagtctttgaccactcaaaacgcttttacactacatctgcattcaccagtcatacaaattcatacactgagcctaagtgctcaaacggaaactaacattcacactcacacatacactggtggaaaagccggggttcagtatcttgtccaaggacacttcgacaacCAACCTTCGCAACCAacataaaatcaacaatattccacgttaagggcaccaccggagttgttataaacCTAGATGTGTAGATGTCTAATTATACAATtatcactagtgatcagttagttaataatcgctcaattatcttaaatcaatcagtcagtctcatatctaaagggtcaattctcttggcagggacgtagaaataggcaacacacagttcttgattatattacagtgaatttattctctaactaaggtgataaaagatggttggatacagggaagataaacaattgctgaacaatgagcctggaggttcgattgtgggaagcatttgactcatacggcatagcagaactaatgaaagtaagctaacgctatgagtttaggagttaaaaggaaatctctgaccacagaacgtgtgttaagtcttactgcttgtcgacagcctgctttaggcctgttgcacgggtcccacgctagcttcccaatcctggctttttgctagggattctagctagggattctccgtgtctgactgaAAACGCCGTCCTCCATCTGgaaattcggctgttttcaggtttccttcgtggccgctggcgagacctcgtggcttggtctgacctcggtgaagttggctcgacgagaaacttaaaatggaacttggtcgttcctgaattagtccagtgtaacttaacggactgataactttaacaaaacaaaagaaataaagaaaataaaacaaactgaggggcagatcgaattaaacttaattaaatgctttgagtctttggagactccaGTCTTTGGTTATTGAAAGTTCGGCtctctggaccatgtcacacttgggtgagacaggggtatTCCTTTTGATGgcgtaataaaacaaagaacaaggtcagctgccacggaaacatgtgtgggggggccagttttgataggctgttcagggaaatgctaatcgctggttcatgtccctttgtcagtttaacagtcaggccccgtgTTATCAGGTTTGGAATCAAAAGGGTGCCAGTTGTCGAGGATAGTACTTAGAAAAAGCAGCTTTGACCCCATTTTCTTCtctgggagaggagagaggaatttggagtagctccgaatttattcaatataaaatgcacaaatccacaccgttgttcactacaatagCTAGtggtatttttttattcagtctaTGAGCATTATCAATCTCAGGTTGAAGACCTGCTCAGTTTGAATGCTGAAAGGGGTTTACACTGTGCTCGTTTTTGAATTTTTCCCTTGCCGTGTGATACCATTAATGAGTTAGCAAGTTTGACATGTTGCCACAAACACACCCGATCACTACTGAGAAATGTCGGCCCACTGCTTTGGTCTTAACGACTTGTCTTTGTCTGTCGTTGTATTTCACTTGGAAACTGAAGTGTTCCCAAACAGGAGACCTTAACAATAAGGGAGGGTCTTGGCCTCATCATGGCCCGCACTGGCCATGATGCTCAAGTTGCTAGTTAGCAAGGTGCTGGGCAATAGCGTAATGCTTGTGTAGCGCCGCAAGGTGGAGATTTGGTCCGCCACTTGATATGTCTGTGTGGAAACTGGAATTTACATATGTCCCACACACAAAACCAGCCTAATATGTGACGTTAAAGATTGCATTCGGTGCACATGTGCATCGTTACGAAAGTCCTGTACCGAAACAGTCCGGTACGAATACATGTACTGTTACACCCCTAGTTATGATGATGTGTCCTGCACTCAAGATGGCCGCCAGGGTGCAGGCACAGTGTTTGGCAGGTTCTGTGTCTGCCACAAAAGTATAT
Proteins encoded in this region:
- the LOC123980197 gene encoding zinc finger protein 239-like isoform X3, which encodes MENQNPDHRSQTAASCSDSADVQRRRRRDGLKCHRCQYCDKSFTTSGYLKIHQRVHTGEKLYSCEQCGKTFTQSGSLKIHHRVHTGEKPYSCDQCGKTFTTSRELQIHQRVHTGEKPYSCDQCGKTFTMSGSLKKHQRVHTGEKPYSCDQCGKTFTMSGSLKNHRRVHTGEKPYWCEQCGKTFTQSGHLKNHQRVHTGEKPYWCAQCGKMFTQSGQLKNHQLLHTGEKPYWCEKCGKTFTTSGELQIHQRVHTGEKPYWCEQCGKTFTQSSHLKIHQRVHTGEKLYWCGQCGKSYSNRRTLTRHKCIHS